GCTTGCTGTTATCTGTTCAAACATGCTTTCATCTCCACAAGTTTTCTCCACTGGACTATTCTTATCTTCATCAccattatcaaaataaaatccaaataCATGAATTGTTTTGATTCATTTAAATTTCAGTGAGGCCTATTAGCTCAGTTGGTTAGAGCGTCGTGCTAATAACGCgaaggtcgcaggttcgaaacCTGCATGGGccactttatttttataattttaattccatttttttttggcgaagaacaaaaaatacaaattgcATCTGAAGGCcattccttttcctttatttaaaatattattccaaTTCAACTAAAGAGTTACAAAATCCGAATTGTACAATAGGGTGAATACGAAATGGAACATGAAACTATATGAATTACTATTACCTAACAAGTACTGTAATTAATTGGTCATGCCTAGTTTCCTTAAAGTAGAAGATAATCAATTGCATCGCCTTCAAAAGGATGATAATTTTCAGTCGGTATATCTGGAAGATGATCATTTTCAGCATCCAAGTTCCACAATCCACCCCACAAGTAACAATCCAATGGCACGGAATCGGAGGACGATGCACTTTCCTCCATAAATAACTGATCGATGATGCTCGCCATCTCTTCATCCTTCTTCTCACTACCACTACTATTGGCATGAATATGCTCACTTTGCTGTTGCTTGATAATTCTGCGCTTCTGTTGTTTCGCAGTCGATGGTTTTCTTGTCTTGAAACGAGTCCTCCAATAGTTCTTGATCTCATTGTCCGTTCGTCCAGGTAAGTATCTTGCTATAGTAGACCAtctgtacatatatatatatatatatatatagggtagtgatcaaggtataactaatcttaagtgtataactagagaacaaatctcagccacacatcttaatggaacaaatattatttattttaataatacaaaataggctaagtgtatttttggaaattacaatattaaaatataaaataggatCATGAACATGCTTCTGTGAAAATTGTTGTTCCAGCGCGAATTGAAATCACCCAACGTAACGCCAAAACCCACTTGCTCTGCCTTCAGCTCGATACAAGTGTAAAAGGAGGTGGATCGAATGATCAGTCTACATTCACAATTACAATAGAGCTCGCTTCGCAATTGAGGATTTCGTCGTCAAGACTACTATCAACTACTTTCAACTGCTCCTCTCTCTTTCCAATTCTTTTATATATACGGATTATAATTGATGTTGATAAAATTGTAAACTTAGATTAATCCCACAACTTTAACATTATTTTGGCTtgtgtttgaattttttatcgtgtaaaaattaatattaagcACGGTAGTTGAACATTTTGTCTCCATAGAAATTTAacttttttcaaatttaatattatgagataattaaaaaaatattaaaattataaaataattagctATTTTTGTAAAAGGTTAGAATGATGAGAAATTGACTGACTTTTCTGccaatttataatttaatcaagcaaccaaattttttttttaattatataagtaGTACAGTACCAACTTTCGTTTATATGTTTGGGTAAAGATCATGCTTCTGTgaaaacatgattttacttcactcttgtgtacaaaacacatcactcttattctgattttacttcactcttgttcacaaaacacttcactcttgttcagaaaacatttcactcttgttcacaaaacacatcactcttattctgattttacttcactcttgttcacaaaacacttcactcttgttcagaaaacacttcactcttgttcacaaaacacatcactcttattctgattttacttcactcttgttcacaaaacacatcacttttactcaggttttacttcactcttgttcacaaaacacatcactcttactcagattttacttcactcttgttcacaaaacacatcactcttactcaggttttacttcactcttgttcacaaaacacatcactcttactcagattttacttcactcttgttcacaaaaacacatcactcttactcagattttacttcactcttgttcacaaaaacacatcactcttactcagattttacttcactcttgttcacaaaacacatcactcttactcagattttacttcactcttgtttacaaaacacatcactcttactcagattttacttcactcttgttcacaaaacacatcactcttactcagattttacttcactcttgtttacaaaacacatcactcttagcatgattttacttcactcttgtttacaaaacacatcactcttagcatgattttacttcactcttcactcttagcatgattatttttgggacaattcaacattgatattataattagaTCAGAGCAAGACGAAACAGAAAGGGGCTACATCTGAAATGCATAGCTAAaatctcacaaaattcaaatactacactacatcccatcataaaaattgcaacgatagcttatcacctaatgttaattccctaattaaaggaaatcaaaactaagaaaaacagaagaTAAATTGGGAAATGCAGGCTAAATCATATCATAGATCTGTGTGTTCCCGCTCGGGGTCAGATGCCACGATCATGTGCGACAAGATATCGTAGAGCGGCCCGCCCTTGGCCATcgcctccttcttctccttgatcaCCGCGATGAGCTCCTTCCGGAGCGCCGCCGCCACCTTGTTGACGGTGGCGGTGTTGTTGGCCGCTGGAAGAGTGATGATTGGAGACACCGATGCAGATTCCTTCGTCGGGGAAAGAGAGTCACTTGAATCGtgaaaatattgataatttccAATCGAATTCCTCTTCAATCGGACGAATCGACGGTAGGAGAGCTGAGAACTATtttgcagaagaaggaagaggatgagaagagaagaaagcggtttctttttcaaatgccaatgatgtaatctaattttggatgtgcaatgaccattataccc
This sequence is a window from Salvia splendens isolate huo1 chromosome 5, SspV2, whole genome shotgun sequence. Protein-coding genes within it:
- the LOC121803848 gene encoding MYB-like transcription factor EOBII gives rise to the protein MEQAAAGWWRKGPWTPQEDQLLFQYVSQHGEGRWSSVSKCTGLRRSGKSCRLRWVNYLRPGLKKGHLTPQEEGIIIELHALWGNKWSTIARYLPGRTDNEIKNYWRTRFKTRKPSTAKQQKRRIIKQQQSEHIHANSSGSEKKDEEMASIIDQLFMEESASSSDSVPLDCYLWGGLWNLDAENDHLPDIPTENYHPFEGDAIDYLLL